The DNA segment GGAGGCGGACATCCAAACCGGAATCTTAGAAGTGGAAGGAAATCTCAAGGGAAACGTTTCCGCTAACGAAAAGGTATCGATCCGTAAAACCGGTAAGGTTCTCGGAGATATTCGGACCCCAGACCTGGAAGTCGAATCCGGAGCCAGATTTAGCGGCAACAGCGCTATGTAGAATGCAAAACAATTCTCCCTACGCACACGGTCCGGGTTTAAAGGATCTGCTTTCTTCCGGGCTACGCAAACACCTCAGTCCTCTTCAACATCGATT comes from the Leptospira sp. WS92.C1 genome and includes:
- a CDS encoding polymer-forming cytoskeletal protein, giving the protein MSDEHIDTIIGDDIHFRGKLKFSNSLKIKGNFKGTIETTGKLVVGDTGEVEADIQTGILEVEGNLKGNVSANEKVSIRKTGKVLGDIRTPDLEVESGARFSGNSAM